Proteins co-encoded in one Rattus rattus isolate New Zealand chromosome 5, Rrattus_CSIRO_v1, whole genome shotgun sequence genomic window:
- the Fam210b gene encoding protein FAM210B, mitochondrial: MAGLLALLGPAGRVGARLRPPAPWLLGTATSCAPPLWAVALSRPGPDARLLRTARGDCLRLQDSSQLTTEPGSGATSTEKKLSKSQQLKKVFQEYGAVGVSLHIGISLVSLGIFYTIVSSGIDMSAILLKVGFKESLVQSKMAAGTSTFVVAYAVHKLFAPVRISITLVSVPFVVRYFRSVGLFKPPAAKP, encoded by the exons ATGGCCGGGCTCTTGGCGCTGCTTGGCCCGGCCGGAAGAGTGGGCGCCCGGCTGCGGCCCCCGGCCCCTTGGCTCCTGGGAACCGCCACCTCCTGTGCTCCACCGCTCTGGGCCGTGGCCTTGTCCCGCCCGGGTCCGGACGCCAGGCTGCTCCGCACGGCCCGCGGAGACTGTCTCAGGCTCCAG gacagctcacaact AACCACTGAGCCAGGAAGCGGTGCCACCAGCACAGAGAAAAAGCTAAGCAAATCCCAGCAGCTGAAGAAGGTTTTCCAAGAATACGGGGCCGTGGGCGTTTCGCTGCACATCGGGATCTCACTGGTCTCCTTGGGGATATTTTACACGATTGTTTCCAG tggcatAGACATGTCTGCAATCCTGCTTAAGGTCGGCTTTAAGGAGTCACTGGTGCAGTCCAAAATGGCAGCCGGCACCAGCACGTTCGTGGTGGCCTACGCTGTCCACAAGCTGTTTGCGCCCGTGAGGATCAGCATCACCTTGGTCTCCGTGCCCTTCGTCGTCAGATACTTCCGCAGCGTCGGGCTCTTTAAACCTCCAGCCGCCAAGCCTTGA